From the genome of Hemiscyllium ocellatum isolate sHemOce1 chromosome 11, sHemOce1.pat.X.cur, whole genome shotgun sequence:
tgtaaatcttttttgcactctttccaagttaataacatccttccaacagatcagaactgtacgcattattccaaatgtggccttaccaacatGTACAATGGTaacgtaacttcccaactcctgtagtcaatgtactgaccaatgaaggcaagtgtgccaaatgccttctttacaaccgtGTCTATTTGTGACACCACTTTCCAGGAACGGTGtacctgcaccccttggtctctgttCGACCACACTCCCCAAGGCCTGATCTTTACAACACTTTTGAACAGCTGAATATTTGCAGCTTATTTGTCAAACATAGTTCTAGGAAATCTAATGGGGAGGAAGAAGACAGAACTATAACtgtggtttatttttaaaaatgttttgcctAAATTCACACTCAGCAGGATTAAGTACAGCCTGATAGTTATCGACTACTGCTCTGAGGGAGTGAGTAAAAACCATTAATCACTTCATAAACTTTTTTCTTACGAAAAATTACCAAACATATGGATTGAAATGCCATCATCTTGCACAAGTGATAGACAGCATgtagggatttttttttctttttttcttattgttaacccccacactactgcccaACTGCGGTGGTGTAGGGATTTCTATCTACTTCAATTTAATTTTGATTGGAGTTCCCCATAAAGAAGGAAAATGTTCAATTAATGGTGTAATCCCACTTCTTTTGCATAATCTATTATGCTCAGCTATCTTACCAGGTCAATAACACACTTCTTGCTTTATTTAGAAGATTTCTATATCAGTTTTTCATAGTTTTACAGTTAGAGAGACAGCTAATCTCTGTGGTTGTGCTGGTTTCCATCAGTGAACTGACACACAGCAATCAGCTCCTACAATTAATTCTCTCTTCTAGCTCCCCAAGCTTAAGGCAGAATCATGAACCCATATTTTAGGAAGTAATGCTGTTCGCTGCTGAGACTTGGGCTCTCGTCCAGTTCTTTTTTTAACAGAGATTCTGAACTTACTAGTGGGATTGGTCTAATATAAAATACCTTAGAGTTGGGTTCCAATCATAAATCTGCATCAGGACTAACAGCAACTCTTTCTATCTCTTTGACATCATCTAACTTCACCTGGCTCCTCAGTTGCTGTTGAATTGGTCTTTCTTATCTTCAAATTTGACCATTCAGACTGTTGACCAACCTCCAATAGCTTACCCTCTGTCAACCTGAGGCTACTGAAAACTTTATTGttcatttctttactcagaccaAATCCCATTTGCTCATCATCCCAAGGCGCACAGCCCTATACTGTACCCTGGTTAGGCAATGCATCAAATTGACAATaatcatctttgttttcaaatccttcaaaTCATTTTCCACCTGGACTTTATCTCCACCAGTCCTCGAAATAGttgtgctcctccaattctgcCTTCTCGAATATATCTCCGTTTTTAATTATTTCTCCAGTGACAAACGTGCCTGTAGCTGCCAATACCCTAAGTTCGGGGCACTTCTCTTCCCCTATCCTCCCTTAAGCCAATATATAAAATCTGCCTCATTTCCAAATTAATTTCTTAATGCTGCTTAAGACTTTTCTGAGTGACTTTCAACATTAATTAAACAGGTGTCATACAAGTACCAATTGTTGTTGTAGATTAACTGGATTAGAAACTGGACAGATGTTCTCTTGAAAATGGTCAGCTCAGAACAAATCTCAGCAAGGAGAATGTCATGTTCAGTTCCTGGATTACACTGAGATAGCTGGTTGTACAATTGATTTACATTTCCCCGAGCTTAAGAAGAGGGGAAAAGTAATAGGCCACGATTCTTGGTCAATAACCAGAAGCTCCCATGCTATAAAGTGATTTGTGTCATTCTCAAATACAATGGATATCTGATATTTTGCCCCTTACAGCTGGAACAATAATCTCTTATCTAGAATTGTCTGTTTGCACAGACTTCATGGGTGAAGTAATAAAGGCTGTTGAATGGTGGTTCAATAAAGGTATGAATCGGGAGGCATTGATTCATCACACATAGGCAAATGAAGAGTAAAAATTCAAGTCAGTGCACCTTGAGTGTTTTTCCCATGTACACAACTTCTGGCTCTTTCTGGAATCTTCTTATGCATTTATCAAAGTGAAAAGAAAAGCTTTAACAATCACTCAGTGAGTTCGTCAAATGCCTAAAATTGGTCCTGTGCTCAGTTAGTAAATCTGTTTCCCAGGAGAACGAAAATCATCCTAGGTCTATGACCGTCAGCGAAATGCAGCTACTCCTGGAGTGAGTTATAATCGGGCAGAAATAGTAGCAAGCACTGATGTGATACGCAACATTTGAATACTTATTTGTCACACACTGTCAAGGTTTGTACATAAACAGTGGTCGTTTAAGGAAAGTTTCAGATATTAACTAATACTCATGAAATCCTGTTCCCAAGGAAGTCATGGTTTTCaggaggaaaagaaaaaaaactgccaTGGAGAAGAATAGAAAATgaactattttaaaaagaaactaaaACATAACATTCCCATCATAAACCTGAGACTCAAAACACCAAAAATTCTGCTCATGTGTTAGTGTAATGCAAAAGAAGTTTAATGAAGAAATGAGTTTTGCACAAGACATCAAACGCGTGTAAAATATACAAAATGAGGTACACAGGCCAGaccaaaaatacagaaaatgtaTAAATACCTAAATGAATTTTAGTTTAAATGAAATAAATGGTACGTCTACCACTAAAgtttaaatggagctgttttaCACTGCATTGCACTTATTCTTATCAGTGAATTTAACTATTGCTTTTAATAGATACAACTGCAAATTACTTCAATGAAGTTGTAAGAATAATAAAATCAACATACACAAGTGCGTAAAATAAACGTTGCACATTTCACATCACATTGCAAGTATGCAGTCAAGCCTTATTATTACAAACTCAGAGACCAGTGGAGAAGTCTGGTATTTTCGCCATTGTCTATGTTGATAATGCATGGATCTTCCACCATTaccaattttattttaatgcaaatttagaaaataatatttttattGTGTTTTCTACAGCTGAAAACTGGATCATACTCAGTTTTGTGTTTCATGTATAATTGCTGGCCTGAAGAACCTTGCCAAAGTGGCTACTTTCTTGTGCAGTGACAAGATATTTAACAGCAAGAGGATACCAGAGATCGCTTCCTTTCACTGAAGCGCACAACCATACACTTTCTCAGAGAAGTCAATGGATATTAATCAAACCAATCCAATTGTGTTGTTCTCTGTCCAGATGCAGTAAGATCAATTGTAGCACCTTCTGTGTAACTGCAGTTTAAGAACACGCACAGAAATCAAGAGGGTGCAAATGAGACCTAGGATCTTTCAAGCATGTATAAATTGCCAATAGAGCATTAGTGGGAACTGTCTAATGTAGGCAGAGTTTGTAACAATAAAGTTCCACTGCAATCAATTCATTGGCATGACAACATTTTGCAATATCAAGAACATCAGCCCATACTGAACAGCTTCTTTCAGAATAAACAACCACTGCCTCATATATTTAGGTTTAATAACAGAATTGGTTCACTCTTCTGGCTGTTTGAATGGCAATTTGAGATGCACCAAATGGAAATCAATCATTCTGTTCCACCGACACTACTTCAATATTGGTACTTAAAAGACAGATTGGACTTATTGTATAATCTTATCACAAAAACCATAACATTTCTGTGAATGAGAGCAAAAAGTAAATGACCTGAGCAAATGCTTGCCAGCTCTGAAGGAACAATTCCAGAGAATTTCTTGGTGAAACCTTTCCTCACTATTTGATTTATGATATGTTGTGCTTATTTGATTAACTATTACAGATGAAGCATCTGCAGCACTATAGATCTACGGAAAACCACAGAAAGAAGTAATCCATAGAGTCTGCAAATGGCATTCAGGACTTAAAGGTGGGATGATTAAGTAAGAATTGTAAAACAAATTTGTGCTCTTAACTATCATCTTTCAAACTGTTgtgatgaataaaaaaaaattacttgagGCGCAGTGAATGTCCAGTACTGTGTTAGCTGTGTATACATTAAGACTTAAAACTGGCTAACAACAAATGGATCTTATAAAGCACCACCTACAATGACACAACCACAGTTACCAAGATTGAGAAGTGCCACAGGTCTATCATTGTTAAATCACACTGTTTAATCTTTAATTACAGACTAGTCTGTTCTAACTGTGTTAAGTACGAGGTATAGTTCAACATATGTGTTAAAACAAACATAGTTTTGTAAAGGTGAAACAAGAAATATTTTCATAGGCTACATTAAATATACGTGTGGTATTCTTTATATTAAAGTGCACacaggtattaaatgttttcaatacTAATACCAAGATTAGGCATCAATTTAAGGGAAACAGCAAATATGTGGAAAATTTCCAATACCGCCCCACCATTTCGCCTCCCTTAACAATTTATTTGCCACAACTCTCTGAAAGATTACCAACAGGGAAGTTTCTATGTAAATGCAGAAAGCTAtatcacaaaataaaatatttttgtgaaattattttGGTTTGGATAGCCATGGGCAGTTTTAGTGGACATACCAATGCAGACGTACATTCTGTGAAATCAGTTTACAGCCTTGCTTACTGTTCAGCCAATCCTCAGGAAAACCACAATCTAATCTTTCAAAAAGGTAGAACTACTGACTCCTAGTGGTTTAATAAATAGAGGGTCTGAAATCCCAACAACTTTGCAAAACAACtttgaaaggggaggggaggcaaACTCTACAGTTTAAAATTTGCATGGATTGAATAGAGCCACAGACCCAAACTTTGATCCAAATTAAATGTTTATTTGCACCAGGAAACAAACATATTAATTGTTGAATAGGCTCCAAATCAGTGATATATAATTCCTGGAGCTAAATCCTCTTGTAAATTGGAATGAAGGTGCCCAGAGAACTTACCTAATCTTACTGTTTATTTTCCTACATACATTTTTTGTGGCTGATACCACAAGATATACTGACAAAAACAAAAGCTACTCACAGGGAAAATACTTGAGACAAACAGTACATGCAATTGTTCTCTAAGCAGTTGAATAATTAATTGAGTCGCAAAGCCGGTAGCTGTTTGGCTCCAACTACGGTTCCGTTTGCCTACCAGAGTTAAACAGGTCTCAAAGGAACCCAGTAGAGTAAAGAATAATGGAGATTCAGAGAGCTACATTAAACAGACATTACAATGTTCAATAGTACACACTGTTCTGCCACCCatttcatttgaaacatttgCATATCATTTGGAGCACTTTTGTTGCGATTAAGATTTGCAAGCACATCCTCCCCCAATGCATCTGTCAATCAACATGCTTTTGAAAGCACCTATGTTACTGTTACCCTTTCCCTCAGTATTTCTTAACACTTTTTGGTGCAAGTCCATTttctttgattttaattttacttGTCCTTCCCCCATTTGACTGGAACATTTGTATTTACCCTTGGCCTCCTATTTTTCACAAAGTGTTGATGGTGTGAAAAGCAATAAGAGACAGCACAAGAAAAATGACAATGTATTTTTCAGTTGCAACCCAGGGGCTAGCTCTGTAGACCCAAATGTCAATTTCTCAACACACAAAAGGTACATAATTTGCCTGTTGCCTAAGTAATTCAACGTGCATGTTCAACACATTAAAAATAGACAATTAATATAAGCAGCCCGGCTCCAGCATGCAAGGTGATAGAGAAGTCAGATTCAGTGTATGAAAATGGGAATAATCATGCTGTTGCAATTCCAACATTCCAAGGTTTGAGTATGAGAATTACACTTATTCTATTAAACCGAATTGAGAAGCACCTCTTTTTTCTGCTCCCCTGGAGATCTCCACATTAGAAATTATAGAACATTCTTTACAAAAGCATGTTTATTTAACAGAAAGGCAATGGTTGAGTCACAGCAGTTTTaatacaagtttttaaaaaatatattactGTCTTTGTTCTTCAGTATAATGGGGTACTGTTTTGCTGTGTAATGTGTGGTCTGTTCCTCCCTTCCTTACTGCTGGTGCCAACGTCTCTGAACAGAAACCAAAGATCGATTTTGTACAGCCTCACATTGCACCTGCACTACGCATCTCAGGATTCCTGTGCCTGCTACTCCACAGTATACTCGCAGTGCCCTTCTCTTCACAACTGCTGCAGCTTTCTGTACACCCAGGAAGTACTACAGTGCCACCTAGAGACCATATTGGCGAAACAACAACTCAGCAAATCACCACCAGCTAAATGCCACTTCATTCTAATTTCTCTCTCCAACATTGATGAATCACAAGCTGTTTACatttcaatgcctcagccatgcATGACCATTCAAGGCTTTTAATCTTCAAGACAAGATCTCTCTGTGAGGGCCAGTTAGAATCTCTGCATTACCTGTCTGGTGTGGATTGGCCCTGCAGTCTTGAAGCCTCCCTGACAACTGCATTCTGATACGCTGTAGGGGTCAGAACTGCTCGAAGAACACTTGGATAGGGAGTCGCAGCCCACAACAAATGTGTTATCCAGCGGTAACTCTTGGATGACATGATGCTTCTTCACTGGCACTGGAGTCTCTGGCTTGATTTGAAAGGAGGGCTGTGGAGAGGCTGACTTGTAGTGTTTTCCTAGGTCCGGGCTATCAGGTTTAAAAGTGGTGGGTGTTGTGCCCCAGTTGTACTTGCCCATAGTCTGATCCTCCAATTCCACCGGAAGGTCCAAGGTGCCATTGATGTGCTCGTGAGCAGGGTCATCTGGTTTGGACTCCTCAATTGTAACAAAATTCAGAAGAAGGTTCTTTGGTGACCTCTTCTTCTTTCGTTTCTTCTTCTTAATTTGTCGGTTTTCCTGATTAGGAGAAACCCATTCCCCGCTCTGTTTCCCCTTCTGCACAGTTTTATGCCTTGGCGTGTGACGGCAACGCACCAAAGCAGTCACAAAAATAACAAGAATGACAGTCATAGTCCCAGCAATGATGGCAATAACAATCTTAATATAATCATTAGTCTGTGGGGTCATCTGGCTATCTCCAACATTCTTATCCAATGGCGTCTCCATGCTCTTCCGTACCAGATCTTGCACATAGGTAAAATTATTGATGGTTTCATTGAGAAACAAGTGTACAAGTGCCATGGCATGCAAGGATTCTGGCTGACCCAAATCAATGACCTTCACCACGAGCCTGTATAAGCCATGGTCTGCTGTGGTCACCTTCTCTTGCAAAGTGATATTGCCAGTCACTGGGTCAATGGCAAACAGTCCTCTGGAATTCCCACTGACTATACTGTAGCGCAGTTCGGCATTCATCCCTGTGTCATTGTCAATTGCAAAGACTTTACCCACCACAGAGCCAGGGCTGGCAGAGGTCGATACCAGTTCATACGAAAAGTTAGACGGAGGATATACAAACACTGGACTGTTATCATTTACATCAACAACATTTATAGTCACCCTCGCCACAGACGACCGTTGAGGCCTTCCTCCATCCACAGCCATGACTTGAAATGTATAGGAACTTTGCTGCTCCCTGTCAAATGTAATATTGGGCTTGATGACCCCACTGTTGGGATCAATTATAAAGTAGCCTTTATCATTCAAGATGGAAAGGCTAACAGCTGCATTGCCTCCTGCATCTGCATCCGTAACAGTAATAAGTCCAACTGTCCCATACATGGGCAGATTTTCAGGCACGTAGAAATTGTATTCACTGTGtgtgaaggaagggctgttatCATTTTGATCTAACACAGTCAAAACCACAGTAGCATTGCTCTGAATAGAAGGCTTGCCTCCATCCCTGGCCAGTACTGTAAAAACGTAACGGTCTTGTTTCTCTCGATCTAATCTCCTCATAGCTGACAGAATGCCAGTTCTCCGATCTACACTGAAGATGGACGGGGCATTGGGACCCAGGAGGTAAGTGATCTCTGCATTTTTCCCACTGTCCGCGTCAGTGGCACTGATTTTTGTTAGCTGTGTACCAGGGGTGTTATTTTCAGGGATTGACAGGCCAATTACGGGCTGATTAAAAACAGGAGCGTTATCATTCTCATCCTTCAGTTTAATCACCACAGTGGCTGATTGATTTAACGGTGGTTTACCTGCATCAGAAGCCACTATCTTAATGGTATATTCTTTCGTAGTCTCATAGTCCAGCAAGGCAGCAGTTTCTAATAAGAACTGGCTTTCAAACACAGGCTTCAAACGGTATGGGACATCGTGGTCAGTGAAGCAGGTGACCTTCCCATTTAAGTCGGCATCTTCGTCCGTGACCGTGATCAGTGCAATTTTGGTGTTGAGTGGTGCGTTTTCCGACAGCAAGACAGTACCATTGACAGGGTTAATGATGTACCTGGTGTCAATGGTGGGCACATTGTCATTGACGTCGGTGATGTTAATGGTGACCACGGCCCTGGAGGGTGTCGAGCTACCGTCGCTGGCCAGGACGGTCAACTTGTGCATGGGGAACTCCTCCCGGTCCAACGGCTGCCTGACGGTGATCAGGCCGGTGGACGGGTTGACGGCGAACAGGCGACGGGCCAGCGCCGAGACCTGGTTGCTGAAGGAGAAGCTGACGACGGCGTTGGAGCCCAGGTCGGCGTCGGTGGCGTGCAGCTGGACCACCGAGGTGCCCACCGGCGCGTCCTCGGGGATGTGGACGTCGGTCTCGCCCTCCTTGAAGACGGGCCGGTTGTCGTTGACGTCGGTGACGGTGATCTGGAGGATGGCGGTGCTGGAGCGGGGCGGCTGCCCACCGTCCTCCACCTTGATCTTCATCACGTAGGTGTCCTTCTGCTCGCGGTCCAGGCTCTGCTGGACGATGAGCTGCGGCCACTTGTCGCCCTCGGGGGTCTCGATGATGTCCAGCCCGAAGACGCTCTGGCCCTTGAGCAGCTCGTAGTGCTGGATGCCATTGATGCCAGCGTCGGGGTCCAGGGCGGAGGGCACCGAGTAGCGGGAGTTGACGGCGGTGTTCTCCGGGATGGAGATGTTGATGACCGCCGAGGGGAAGAGGGGCGCGTTGTCGTTGACGTCCTCGATGAGGAAGCGCATCTTGACCAGCTGGAAGACCTCGTTGGGCAGCACGGCCACCTCGACCTCGTAGAAGCAGCGGCTGCTGTCGCTGAAGGTGTTGGCGCACAGTCTCTCGCGGTCGATGCGGTGGGCGGTGGTGTAGAGCTCACCGCTGCTCCCCTCCACCCGCAGCAGCGGGGCATCCCCGGTCTTGGAGACCAGCTTGAAGGTGAGGGGCAGACCGGCCGCCGCAGCCGCGGTCAGGTTCAGGTCCCGCACCAGGTTCGCCACCAGCACGTTGTCGGGCAGCTCCTCCCGCAGGCTGTAATCCCTCTCCTGGCCCCAAACCGGCGGGGAGaccaccagcagcagcagcatcagcACCATCAGCAGCAGGGTAGCGCTCAGCGGGTCCAtctcttctcttctctttctcccccccccacccacccacccacacctctaCTCGATCCTCCTCCGGAGAATGTTTTTCAACAGAATGCACGCACCCAGACTGCAGCTCCTGCGATCTGAACAAATCCAACAAAAtgcaaaaaagaaataaaaataaggtGAGGACGGCTGGGAGGTGGAGAGGGAAGGGTggaaataataaaacaaacaacaaaaccAACACGCAAAGCGGGAACTTctgcaaaataaaacacaagagGGTTTTGGGGGAAGAGGGGGGAAGAAGAAGAACTTGATTAAAAAACTTGAAACTGATGTCTGCAATCATTACAAATGCAATTCGTGTTAGAGCTAACAGCGAGAGAAAGGGGTAAGAATCAACATTTGCaggagagaggcggggggggggggggggttggtggcgGGAGATTAACATTTGCAGCAACGTCCAGTATTTTtttttgaggggggggggagatgacAGAAATATTTCAAACACTTTTAACAGCGATGGAGAGCGGACTGAGCTCTGCAAAGGCAATATGCATACACGGCTGCAATGATTGCGAGGGCAATTCATTGGCAATTAAATACAAGATTCCGCACACTTCTTTTTTAAACGCGAAAAAAAATAGCGACCATAAAGACCAAGCAacgcctctctctccccccaacctCCAACccctaattttgttttgtttttaaacataTGTTGTTTTCCATCCCCCTCTTTTCACCTTCGCTTTTCTCCCTCTCTTGCGAAACGCTGGTGGGTTTTCttaatatatataatatatatatatatataagagaCCGAGGTGCTGAAGTCAGTCGGCGGTGCGGACAGCTCTGTGCCCTGCAGAGTGCTGAAACATGCTCCGCGGTCGAAGTTGGCAGGAGGTCGCTGTGCTCCCTCCAGCTCTCGGGCTCTCCTTCCTGAGTTGGAGCTCCGCACGAACTCAAACTCAGCCCCGGCTTTTTGCAGCGCCCGTCCCCGGCTCCGCCGCAACTTGAGAGCAGCGCAGCGCCTGAGCGACGCGTTCCGCAGCCACTCAGCGGGCTCCCCCCCGCCGTCTCTGCCTTCCCCCTGCACCTCCCACCGCCGGCTCCACTCACCAATCCATACTGCCCGCGGGCGGGTCTCCCACGTCCCCACTCATCCcagccaaccccccccccccctcacacacacacaaaataataaCCCATTGGCTCACTGACgtgaagggagggggggggggaggaaggagGAGCCTGCCCCTTCAAGAGCAGACCCAAGAAAGATTGGTCTCAGAAGAAAGCCGGGGATGGAAAATTGAGGAGCATGTTGGAAATACCAAAGCCGATCCCCGTTTATACATAAATGTCAAAGAGATGAAGTGCAAATGCGTCTCCTTCCGTTTTTTTTTGGTCAATCTTGATTCAGATTTTACAGCTCACTCAAATGCACACATCTCCCTCCCAGACCTCCGCTCTACCTATTTCACAGACCCTGGTTATGTCTGCATTGCTGTAAGCACTCCCGCCCAGTCAGTACTTCACTAGAGATGATCTGCTATACAATTCCACTCATCAGTTCCTTCTGCCTTTTTTTGTGTGTTCCCTGCGCTGagattttctctctttttttttaactccctCTTGATGCACGGAATGATTTGTCGCTTTCGTTTTACAGCGGAGAGCAACGAGATTGTGCCCCAAAACATAAATTTATCTGTCCTCTGCGCGGATACTAACTGAATAAGCTTtatgatttccagcactttttatttCTCGCTCTCCGTGTGTCTTTTTAACCTGGGTTGTACAAGGCTTGGGATAACGTTTCATCAGTGTCTTGGTGTGATGCAAGCAGGGGAAGAACACACTGCCCAAAATATTtatgtggtgtttttttttcactatcTAATGTTGTTCCGTAACAATTCACTGCCAGCTCAGGACTTGTTGAGGCGCAGCTACCATTGTAGGGCACAGCGACGCATCAAAGAATGGaataaatgaccagataatcttgTTTCGGTGATATTAATTTTGAAGCATGGTATTTCGGTCAGAACAATAGAAAAATCGGAAACGTTGAATGCAACCTTTTACGTCCTTTTGAGAGATCAGATAAAATGACAATTTAATATCTGGTTCAGAAGCTCGGACGGTGCAATGCCTTCCTCgttctgtgctgcagtgtcagcGCAGATTAAGTGTACAAGTCTCTTACTGAGTTTAAAACCACGGACTTCTGGTTCGGGAGTGAATAATGGTACTTGAATAGGGCTTCTAAatcgtcagttttcacagtgggctGTTGAGTGATTACAGAGGGCAATATCTTGAGCTGAGAACTGTGAGGCAATATGCAGCTCTGTTTATGTTTGCATTTTCTTGTTTGGATCAGGCTGCGATCAAATGCATTCCAGCACTATCAAACCATTGGATAAAGTCATCATTCAGCAGAAACAGAAGGCAACTAGTAAGTAATTTGATGCACCCAGCATCAACTAAATAACACATCACTTCCCATGCCATATCATGGTTAGTTTACATTCAAAATTTTGTATAAGATGTT
Proteins encoded in this window:
- the pcdh11 gene encoding protocadherin-11 X-linked; protein product: MLLLLVVSPPVWGQERDYSLREELPDNVLVANLVRDLNLTAAAAAGLPLTFKLVSKTGDAPLLRVEGSSGELYTTAHRIDRERLCANTFSDSSRCFYEVEVAVLPNEVFQLVKMRFLIEDVNDNAPLFPSAVINISIPENTAVNSRYSVPSALDPDAGINGIQHYELLKGQSVFGLDIIETPEGDKWPQLIVQQSLDREQKDTYVMKIKVEDGGQPPRSSTAILQITVTDVNDNRPVFKEGETDVHIPEDAPVGTSVVQLHATDADLGSNAVVSFSFSNQVSALARRLFAVNPSTGLITVRQPLDREEFPMHKLTVLASDGSSTPSRAVVTINITDVNDNVPTIDTRYIINPVNGTVLLSENAPLNTKIALITVTDEDADLNGKVTCFTDHDVPYRLKPVFESQFLLETAALLDYETTKEYTIKIVASDAGKPPLNQSATVVIKLKDENDNAPVFNQPVIGLSIPENNTPGTQLTKISATDADSGKNAEITYLLGPNAPSIFSVDRRTGILSAMRRLDREKQDRYVFTVLARDGGKPSIQSNATVVLTVLDQNDNSPSFTHSEYNFYVPENLPMYGTVGLITVTDADAGGNAAVSLSILNDKGYFIIDPNSGVIKPNITFDREQQSSYTFQVMAVDGGRPQRSSVARVTINVVDVNDNSPVFVYPPSNFSYELVSTSASPGSVVGKVFAIDNDTGMNAELRYSIVSGNSRGLFAIDPVTGNITLQEKVTTADHGLYRLVVKVIDLGQPESLHAMALVHLFLNETINNFTYVQDLVRKSMETPLDKNVGDSQMTPQTNDYIKIVIAIIAGTMTVILVIFVTALVRCRHTPRHKTVQKGKQSGEWVSPNQENRQIKKKKRKKKRSPKNLLLNFVTIEESKPDDPAHEHINGTLDLPVELEDQTMGKYNWGTTPTTFKPDSPDLGKHYKSASPQPSFQIKPETPVPVKKHHVIQELPLDNTFVVGCDSLSKCSSSSSDPYSVSECSCQGGFKTAGPIHTRQVMQRF